A window of Magallana gigas chromosome 8, xbMagGiga1.1, whole genome shotgun sequence genomic DNA:
TCTTCTGCCATTtgtttgtgaaattcattttccataaatcgaataaattattcaactaatgcatttttttttaaaaaactgcatGTCAAATGAAGGGTTTGAAAGACAATGAAAGCTCTAAATTTACTGCGCATTACAattattcatatcatttgatGTACATCccagtcatatatatatattttcctcaCATTTATGCTATTCTCATGCTAATTAATGACCTCTAAAGaagctttaatttttaaattttcaaatcagtTTACTgcattgacaaaaaatattccttctcaagatttttttttaggagtaCAGAGATAGCAGGAAGGGAGGAAGTTACATAATGTTTCTGGCAGCTTATTTAGCAGAGATGTTCTAAGACCCAGTCGAGAAAAGATAAAATATCTGAAATTCAAGTTCCTCGCTTATCTTGTAAGAGGGAAAGTGTATTCTTTAAATTAAGTCGGATATCAATCAAATCTTAGCAGAGACAAAGTAAAAGTGCAGGAACAAAACTTACAAATATAAACACTACTTAAACACTGCTTGATTGACTCTTTTCCCCTGACTTCTTGAAACTGTCATTTCGACAAGATCAAAGAAACTAAcgaaaaaaagttttcaaggtCTATTGAAAGATATGTGctattcttaaaattaaagcATTCATTAGGAAATTGAACTGTTTTCATGAACATTTCTTTAATTGTTGACTTGAATTTACCTAacaatgtaaatttttgttCAATTGTGAACCACAGCTTGGTTTAATTGTCAAACTGAATAAAGAATATAGGTTAATTAATTGCTATTTATACATATAGGTATGTACTTTTGAGTGAAACAAAATAGAACTGAAACAAGGTTAAAAGAAGGTAAAACATACTTTTAGCAAATGAATTTGGTCCTCTTGTTGGAGCTGTTTGAATTCTGGTACATGTTTGGCAAACTTGATCAGCCTCCGAATAAATATGTCCGTTAAATTGAACAGGTCGTTGGCTGAGCGGGGACTTTCGGTCAGCTTCTTATACTGCGTCTCGTTGTACGGCTGGTCGAACACCGCCGCGTACTGCTCCTCTAGATTCTGAATCTCCATCCGGTACTCCTCGGGCAGTGTCCTCGGATAATCGTCATCATCCATCTCCGACTTGAAGGGGGAGTTATCGGTGGGGGGTGACTGGTTGTAGGAGGAAGATTCGTCGGAGTGGTAGTTACTGGTGGACACTTCTGGACAAGCGGTCATGCCCTCTGGTTCCTCGATTCTCCGGAGCTTGGCTCGGTCCTGTTTGGTAAGCTTCTGTCGCCTTTTCGCCAGCTGCTCATCACCTTTGGAGATTGATAAAATATTGTCATTAAACAGTGAAGGCCAGAGCTTGTCCGTGTAAATTAAATCCAAGACTCATATACAATTATTCACAATAACATCACAAAAAAACTTGGCTTCTATAGGGAATCATAGAATCTATAGACACTTTCtaacttaaaaatatttgataaatttcttaataaaaatgttttattttcaagaatCTTTTGAGTTGGTTTGTTGTGTATTGGTATCACTGGCAAAGAAAAGGGCTACATAATACAATGTCAAAAATTAACAATGAAGACTGCATGGTTCCTAAATTGTCTGTGCAAAACCCTGTATCACACCTAGATTCGAATTGTTTGTACTGAGCTTTTGTGCCCAACAATACAAAGAACATCATCTAAAAATAATATACCTGTAATTATATACCTACTTGTtctgaaaatgacaaaaatgcaACAAGTAAATCTTAAACCATGTTTGGGACGGATTTTTTACAAACCACAAAAGAGTTTAACAAAACTGGAGGATTTACATACATTTGCGGATTTGGAAAACTgccaatttagaaaaaaaaaggcaAACTCATTTTTCATAACTAATCAGTCTAAACCCAGATATAGGAAACCAAATAACAGCCCAATTGCATGCACCTCCAGCATTCATGCCTATGATGAAATACGGCATTACAAACGCGGCCGTTTATTAACCACAGATCTGGTGATGTTCCTGTAACATGATACTACCGTTTTCTTCCCCACCCAAGTCTTCCGCGCAGTGGAATTATTCTATGATAGTTAAGATCTGTCAACAGAAATCCGAGATCTGtgtttttgttgggtttttttttaaattaaaaaaaaatattgctttttattttaatccCCCAAAATTTGATGAGCTTATATAGCTGCATGCCGCCATATTGTTTACCTTGAAAGTtgtgagaaatttttttttctacccaAGCATATTTAATACGATTCCAGCTGACATGATAGATTATAAAACAACACAGCTACAACGTCATCTACTATTTGAAGGATTGTCTAGTTATTAAGAACATGGCTAATAAGTCAGTAAATAAAGGTACCCGGTATAACAGATATAGACTGATTTAGTTGTTACTAGCTCTAACTATATACACAAAATTATTGCCTTTCCTTTATTGATCAAGTTGGATGACCCCTGTTTTTTCAGATCATCCCTTCATGTATGTGACCAGTACTGAGATCAATTTCTGAAAGTCTTGCCTGCATGGGCTTTCGAAAGCAACCAATTATAATGTGTTCATCAAAGCAATTTGTCGTTGATGTCCTATATAATCACCCCAGAAAAGGAAACATCTAGATGAGCATTTGTAACCCTGTGTTCCTGATTGACCAATACGTACGTGTATAATGATCCATATGATTCATACATagaaacaaattaaattgttttgagTTTCCCTAATCATTTATGTCCatacaatttgaaaattctggtaacatttaaactataaaaacattattttttcattatttacatgaAACATGCCCTTGACGATCTTGCGATTGCATTTAATGCAATTAGGATTTACTCTTGAATCTTTTCTCCAATAAATCCTTTGGTCTGGAAGAGGTTGCAATTAGCAATCATCTTAATTTAAAAGACaattatgcttttaaaatataagaGAAAGATGTCCAAAATACCTTCATCcttaaaattattgataattttccCTGTTTTAATGAATCAAGTAGGATATATAATTAACACAATAAGGTTGAACTATCAAACACAGATTGTGAAATCTTgaattacacatgtacatgtaacttcatCCCAGCTCGCTTTGCCAAACAACGTCTTGTAATATTTAGTATTGATGTATATGTTTCTTGTGTTCTGTGATTTTGAATCTACATGACTGTATATTTGTGTCAAAAATACTCCACAGGTATTTGTATGTGATTGTATCATACGCATTATCTACAGCGATTATCATCAAATATGGACGTGGCACTCACTTAATATCCATTCCTTCTTCATGCCGATGTCAAAGCACTTCTTTAAGCGACAACCGGAGCAGAATTTGCGTGTGTGGGTGTCCAGCTTACAGTTTCCATCAAAACTGCATGCAAAAACctgaaaatcaattaaaaagacAATGAGGTCTTAATGTCTTGAGCCTTTCCTTTGATACCAAATTTGGCACATTTTCATCATGAACTGATCTGCTTTGTTATGCAACTGTCTGCATAACAACTTGAATATTACATGATTCTATCACCTTTTTTCTGATGTACATCTTGATTAAAAATCACGATCATGATTTTTCATTTCGCACCTATTGCATCAACATTATCTACTTCAAAGGAATTTTTGCATTGAGAATGAAGGGACTGCATGCATTTTTACTGTGTTATGGAGTGCACACATGAAATCTtggctggttttttttttgtgtgtgtgtttttttttaatttttaccctACTTCTAACTGTAAGCCAACATAAAACTTGTGATGTTTATATATTCATCAACAGCACGTTTGCATCAAAAGGAAATATAAATCAAGGAGGCAAATTCTGAAATATTGAATCACCTCCATTTTTCACAATCTTGTGTTTTGACAGTTATTTGCATGTTTTCCCCAGAATTATGGCCTCTGTGTATGTCCATGAAGGCTGGTACACACAGACAAGGAAGAGATTAAAGAACTCTCATCTTGTGGTTTACATTTCTTTATCACAATAGCAACATGGCCAATCATCTAGATCAACAGCTCttgaacatattttcataaagaaaacagttttatgaTTGCATTGGGAAcaacatacccccccccccccccatagaCTGAATTTCATTGAGCCTTATGCAAATTTAGAATGACAATGGCAATTTGAAGAAGTCATTTCTCTATTGAATCACTATGAAAAGCTAATGCTAAAATGCCTGTTGAATTCAATTTCTCTTGGAATTGTTTGAGCAGGAAGGAACTTTGACCCTTCGTAGGTAAAAAAGTTGATAAGGCATGTCCTGTGTAATCAATATCCAGGTTACAAAATCTTTGatgtatgaaatacatgtatgtacagtaTTTTAATTACATCGATGTGGCAGTTTATTCAATTtcagcttcttttttttttggtggaatGCAGTTTCCAAGAAATCAGatacatcaaataattttatttgcatatatgtttataatatCAACAGAAATTGGAATCCATGctaacttgtaaaaaaaaaaccaatttgcttatcataatatgttttactgtaAGTACTGTTTTTAAGTAAATTATACAGAAAAAGTGTCCAttgattgtattaaaaaaaaaaaaaatgctcatCCCGGTATTGTGCCTCTGTGTAACTAAATTGTTTCCACTTCGATCCATCTATCTTACAACTAGCACATTGTAGCGCATTCTGACGTCACTCTGACACTGTTAAGTGTGAGGGACACAGCTATACACCTATAGTGTCACAGCATTCTATGGACACAACACGTGGAGGAGATAGTAGCTGTTTAACATCATTAACAATGACCTCTTTATCACTATGAACAGACCATTGCATTTAATGCATAACAACTTCATAACCATTATGCTAgcagcctctctctctctctctctctctctctctctctctctctctctctctctctctctctctctctctctctctctctcttgaaaCACGTAATAATATTACTGGGAAATAAGAAGCTTGTGTATATATTCATTCACTTAAGTTGTGTGACAATAATTTGATCAAGAATCTAAAAACTACCATTAATAATGTTAATTACAGCAAATTGATGCAATCTCCCATTAGAAAAAATCCCAATTAACTAACTTAATGTACAAAATGTGcacatagataaaaaaaaaaaaaaagaatattatgcAGCTATTAATGACAGCTTTGGCCACATGCACCGATATACTCTTTGACCCATAAAACCATTAATATTACCATTCAGATTCCGATATGTGTCAACCACAAGTTTTTATAACTGAAACTTAATTACGGTCACCATGGAAACAAAAGTTGGTCCATGTTTTAGCCCAGAATTAGCATAAATTCTCAATCTACGCATTAAAACTACCAGTcataaattgaaatatcaaaatggAGCCTTCTTTTCTAGACACCTGAACAAATTTGCGAGACATTTTACTCATAGAATTTATAGAGCAAGAACAGCTGAAATATGtccctttctttttttctttacataagaaaaaaaaaatcttaattacagagaatattttttcttgaatGAAACTCATAATACACGAATTAAAAAGCAAAcctatttttcaatttttcaaatctaATCCCATTATAATTAAGGGAGCTGAGGCCTAATTGCATATTTTTGGTTTCTATATACATAATTACCTTTGTTTTCAAGGCATTTCTTCTGAAGAATGCCTTACAAGATTCACAGGTGATGGCATCAAAGTTATAACCCAGGGCCTTATCCCCACAAACTCCACAAACAAGCTGGGTGCCGTCTTTTGGTTTGGGCCGCCTTTTCTGTTCTCTTTTAGATGCAGCATCTCTTCCATAATACTGCaaataaagacaattttatgattaattttaacATAGGTGACACCTACTAGTTAACCTGTAGTGAGTGCATAAAATTTAccatacaccccccccccccccctttcctcctcaacacacaaataaaacaatttcgTGATCaaggaattttaaaagaatgcaTATATAAATAGGTCAAAGATGCACATTTTAGAGCAAGTCCttataatgaatataatttaaataacatgttctaaaatgaaaaaaaaaaattgtgtttattttctttttacattatCTATTCTTTTGGAATTATCACAGAGTACATAAAATCATAACTGATTTAAACTggattaattgattttaatcttttgacataaatagaaaaatattgcataatcTCAGATTTAATGAATTGGCAATATCATTGTATACCGGTCTACAGTTAGTATGTATGTCTGCACCTCAGTTACCCAAGTCTAATCCTCTAATCTGGTTTAAAGCTTTAAAGCTGATCATTTCGCttctttaaaatcatatatattaatatgttaaTCAACAAAGAATGGTGCTTTCAagcaaataatttaaatgaaaaataatttcaacTGAAAGTAAAGTATAGgtattaattaaaaagaaaaaaaacccttgaAGATTATGAACAACACAATTAATGAGTTCAGTTTGATTCCTCAGTAACTTGGAGGTCCTTAGAGCCGTCATCTGACTAATAAAATCAAATCAGCTAGCTTAATACCAATAATTTGATCAATGGGGGACTGTAAAAATGTTAACGTATAAATAATCaatctttgaagaaaaataagctgcttttttttagatttaggGTACATGTGATTTAACTGACCAGCTAGGGTGCATGAATATTGTTAAGTGATTTAAGGGCAATTAACGCAACATTTACAGAAATGCTAATAAAGTCTACTCCACACAACAGGATCCCATCAAGACAAATAAACCCAAATACTAATTTAGTCTATTACCTTGGTTTAATGTCattgaaaatgttcaaaaaattgCATGCAAGTTCGTTTTATTTTACGATAAAGAttaattgacaaatgataaatattattttttgtattcattatcGCAAATCTTACATGAAAGTATTCGCTACGACCGATGTAGCATTGCgttgagtgatgacactttctaatcggtgtgtatttcaattgtgatttgaaataaagattCTGATTGGTGCATTTATATAGACCCGCCCATTTAACAAACGCATGTTGAGAACATGATGCTAACACGTGGAAAGATATGTCGGAGAAAGAAAACATCTCATAAAGTTGTACTAGCAAGTTAAAATTTACGTACAGAGTTATTTGATAACAAACGGGGAGATGTTcacgtacatgtgtaaaatattaatgaagagaaaaagaaaaagttcCCTAAAAGCAGGGATCGGCGCATATAGATTATCAGTCACAGAATAAGATTGTACTTCGCTTACGAATAATGTCATTCAgttcattgtgaaaaaaatcgccagaaactgtttagtgaacaaataaattttacgtTAGCGTTCATAATGAACCATATACTGTTTATATGGAAAATCGCATGAGTTGAACTGTTTTTCCTCATAAAAAACTTGTTGCAAAATGTAGATCCACGGGAAAATTCGGGttgacacgccgtgaaatccataagacgttttacagcatatgtcttcactgttttatttacaataaatatgtactgaaatctttgaaacatcgtcaACAGATCCGCAAAATGAAGACGTGtggtttgtttatatacattgaaaactgtaaaatggcgactcgatcTGCACGTGAATTATACAATCCGAGGTCGATTAGCGTGTCAGTGTCAACATCAGAAGTAAATATTGTGTGATGAATATCGAAGaacatataataaaatgaatgtttatacAGACTAAGTGAGTTACAAAATAATGTTGATCACAGATCAGTCCAAAATTGAACACGTTTACATGccgtaaaattcaattttttggtatgtttgaaaacacatgcacacttgtagtTCTAAGTGTGTCATATTAATCAGTCAAAGTTCAACAAAATGCAATAGAGGCtatgtaatatttattgtcagtatctgttgtgaattcttttgaataagctacaacaaaataaatatagcCTCATCTTAAATTGATGCGTTTAACAGCTAAaaggatttgaatttttcgatgaagtatgtattatatttaaaaatgaacagaTAAATTGGGGATTGAACCTGTTTTAACAGCGTGtttttgacaattgtttacacCAAAAAAGAAGATGCGATTATTGTGAGAACTCTAAGTCAATTATTGCAGAAACGACACAAATACCACGTCAGCAGGTATGGGTGGGCGGGTACTAAAACGGCCAATGAAAATGCTTGTTTATATAACTGCAACTCGCAATCCCGATAGTGTCGTCACTCAACGCATCAGTTTATCACTCGAAGCGAATACACCCGTGTAAGATTTGCgataataatatttcaaaagtgTTGGATTCGATCttatttataagttttaaaaatttgactttAGAAGTTGTGCAGTTAATACTTATGGACCAAAATGTGACTTATTGCACATACATCCCTGTCAACTTGTTTACATTAGGTTGAGGATGAAGCTCACAATAGGATCATTCTAATGATATACCACAAACAATTAACAGAGGTTCTTACAGAGCTAAACAGGTTGTAAGGTGACGAAACAAGACCACAGACAAACAACGTTACATAAGATCTGAACTCGaaccaacaaaaacaacaatgtCATTTATTCTGTTGATCATAAAGGCAGTAAAAGTTCTAGACACAAATACAATGTACCAACAACTACTAGTATTTACGGGTTATTACTGCCGTGGGCATGAGTTAATATGATCTATAATATATGCTGCCTGGTAATAAATCTTGCAAAAGagcaaaaaatattaatcgcTCAAACCTATCCATCCATCCTCCCCCccaaaagtaaaatatcaatctacaattaaacaaatataaaaacaatagtattttttgaaatttcattttaatctaCATATATCAGCTTCTCAAATTTCTTGATGGTCTTAAATTTGGCTTCCTTTATCATACGAATCCCTCTTTGCTACTTGTTAAGACTTGGATATTTTGTCTTGGGAGAGTTGGGCATGACCTAAGTCAATTTTTTCAATCATTGACCCTATTCATACGAGTATCCAATAAAGCTCAATAAGTGACCATTCACTTTAACCAACACAAAGGGTGGAGCGTCGCAATCAAATAAAGCAGTCCACAAATATTGACACCAGCAAAAATAAGACTTGGAAACAGATCAATCTCGCCATGAAaatgatgaaacaaaaatattgacaggcATTGGCCCTACATTTGGTTATCCACGGTGTAAGCTGCCTAGTTTGCACGTACCTTTAATGAATAAAGTCAAAAATACGGTTGTATATGTAGTGACATCAAGTGCATGTGTACCTTAAGTACTTCAGGCTTACCACAAAATGGTTGGAAAACAACATCCAATGTACAAATTTGCATTTTGATTAGGAGAgcttaaataatatatacaccaatatatcaatataacgGTAAAAACTGACACCACTATGGCAAAATAAAATGTGTCCCAACTGTCAAAAGTAAAACCCAGTTGGCAGTTGAGTTCTTTGTATGGTGCCATAATGgcgaaaaagaaattttaaaccttgcttattttttaaacccTTCAATTTATTCAATGTCTCTATATAAAGTCCACGCAACAGATCTAAACACGACCTGTGGTTACCCAACGAGCAGTTCCGTTGATCGTGCTGGCGGCACACTGGAGATGGTTGACCAATAAACATACTGGGGTTAAGAAATTAGAACACACTGAAATAACCTTTACATAATCTGATACACTTGACGCCCCTCTCCCTCGACGGTTCATCTCACATGTACCCATTAATACCCAGCCATTTGGGGGATAAGGGGGGGTTCCAGCATGGAGAATTAAGATGAAAGCTTAATGTTGACATGCATGTGTGACTTAATAATATGTATAAGATAActgcattttgaatttttggtaaaaatgaatCTGTCCGACTAATTGTTATGCAATGGATTAGAGATCGTAGAAATATTAACTAGAATTGAAACTGTAATTAGCCAATAAATAATGATAACTGCCTCATTCTGCAGaaaggaaaatttaaaatatatatattatttatataaactgGTGTTTATATCTCCTAATTTTATAACCACGCAAGCCAATGTACTATTCTTATATTTGTGTAAACTTAAGGAAATCTTTCTACGTTATAAAAATACCCATGGCatgtataaatattgataatcGGAATGTATCAATCTCAGAGTCATGGTCaatgttaaattttaatgacCTGAAGAAATGCTATAATTAAGTTTCCTTCATAGATATACATTTGTACCCAATGAAGCCATTCTCTTTAAActgtacatacatgtgtatacacttGTACACTTTTGTGACCATACTTGGACTAAAATCTACTTCATATTATGTACCAAATCTCAATATTTTACCTGGCAGgaacattttacaatttcatataTACCACCCTTTCCTTTATggcaatttcataaatttataagcATGAAATTCACACTTGaattttttctgtaataaaacaTATCTGATACGCAATTTAATAAATTCACATTATTACTCTGACctatttattacaattttttgttgcttttttcttGCCGCAGGGGTTTTCGCATCTTTAAATTATGCAGATTGAATAAAGAAGAAATGGATCAAAATGGTATTTCCGATTGTATCAAAATTAAACTTATATATTCTCTGACACAGTTcaacgttatacatgtattttgcaggtttttatttcagattttcCGAGTTTGATAATTAATACCTGTAACGGCATTTTAACAAACCTGCAGGAAATACACTGATGGAGTTCTAACGAGTCTCAAGCCACCCTTTCTTATTAACTATTAAGGgtccattttatttatcattcttGAGAATAAACACAaccaattcatttatttatgagAATAAACGATTCGAACTATGAACTAGCTTAGATGGTCTGAAgctattgtatatatatagtgaccttcattttttaaaaataaaatctaacatGTAGCAATGAAAGTAAACACTGAGCgatataattaacaaaaaaaataattcaatataaatATGTCTATTATCTCATatgtcaaaaaattgaaatcatgtATCAATTAATTGGTTTaatcatatattaatttaaaataaatgttaaataaatgtaataaataatagtTCGGTGAAAACTATGTTTATTATTCACCAGGGAAAACGTTGTGTGTAGTTGAATGCCTTTAAACTGTAAGCAAATGGTAATTTCCCATTTAGGCTGACCTCTGTCTATTTCAGTTTGCAAAGCACAAGCatgaaatcaataaaagaaaacaaaatcaataccaTATGTATTCTAGTTTGTGCATGCAGTATATactggtgtgtgtgtgtgtgtggggatATCAATTTTCTCAGTATCTATAGCTTGTGTTGACAGGatttttaaatacttatttgttaaataaatccaatttttaTGAAGCCGAGTATGTGTCCCTAATTGaacacaaattttaaagcagaccaatatacaaaaaaaggaaaaccgagagtagtaaaataaaatgcagtgtttcaaaacaaaataattttaatctgtCTGCCATTATTGCCtcagaatattttgattttgaggGTTTATCTTTATTGCTAGAAGtgaacattttaaatcatttgcaAGACTTCTACATAAAATTTTGGTAGGGTGTTTTCTTAATTAGAAATAATccacagaataaaaaaaatctttaaatacatTTGAGCCTACAGATTTGTTGATGACAATTTAGCATTAATTCCTCTGTGAGGATCAGCAAGTAAAATATTTAGGTAGATTAAGTTTAAATAGTACGTTGCATACCCAATGGGAATATTCTCTGATCAGATGAGAACGATGAACCTCACTGTTTTTGGGACCTTTTGTACTCTAGTAAGATTATGATTAAAAGAGTAAATGAACCTTTCTCACTGATCGTCATTTACAAAATCACAAACAAATTCTAAACAGGTTCACATAGGTCAAGCAAATTCATATTCTATATCTCCTGAGATCATTGTATCAAACTAATCCCAATATATAGAAGGAAAGTAACAATTTCCTATACACACCAAAAAACTGAGATATATAAATAAGACGGCTATAAAGCACTTAAGAGTTGGATGTATAATGAACATTATTATTGCTTAGTTGAtacctgtacatgtagtatcaaGAGCCATCAGTGGCATGCATATAAATGTGACCGTTTGACCTAGTTTGACCCACCTCTGAGGAGTCACAATCCATGTAAGTGTCCCCTGTGGTCGAGACCTGCATCGGTTCTTCAAAGCTTGTGTCCATGCTCTCCCGGTGTTGAGGGGGCAAGGAATGGGGAGGAGAAATCATGGGGGGACCTCCCATGTTTGGAAAACCCCCCTGATGAACCGAATTGATTGGATTGTGGGGGTTATACAACCAATCTTGAAAATCATCGTATATTACGTTATTCATGgccgtttttttttctttcttagtATCCAAACTATCCTAATGTCATTCCAATTCAATGGCAGATATATTATCAACACATTTGCTGCACATCCACAGATAAAAAAATTTTTCTCTATCTCTCAAATCCTCAGGCTGGTAAATATTTCCCAGACAAAACACTTTAAATCGAA
This region includes:
- the LOC105336419 gene encoding vitamin D3 receptor isoform X11, whose product is MEQVRDIPHHAMGDPWRYGYPDHSMPEPMSTSDEYGEYYGRDAASKREQKRRPKPKDGTQLVCGVCGDKALGYNFDAITCESCKAFFRRNALKTKVFACSFDGNCKLDTHTRKFCSGCRLKKCFDIGMKKEWILSDEQLAKRRQKLTKQDRAKLRRIEEPEGMTACPEVSTSNYHSDESSSYNQSPPTDNSPFKSEMDDDDYPRTLPEEYRMEIQNLEEQYAAVFDQPYNETQYKKLTESPRSANDLFNLTDIFIRRLIKFAKHVPEFKQLQQEDQIHLLKGGIMEIMVLRSVMGFDAQAMAWKVRGGSTQTNSICETKLSPEMIKSMDTSMYSDHVKFVMSLNQLTKANKTILTLLFVIELFSSDRPSLKNKELVAKGQEKFSTWLQAYLESIYPVNEARQLYPKLLMKLLDVRSLGESSAQLASHLDITRLEPLLVEIFSLQK
- the LOC105336419 gene encoding vitamin D3 receptor isoform X9; translation: MEKDDFPMVSLIERFTAMEQVRDIPHHAMGDPWRYGYPDHSMPEPMSTSDEYGEYYGRDAASKREQKRRPKPKDGTQLVCGVCGDKALGYNFDAITCESCKAFFRRNALKTKVFACSFDGNCKLDTHTRKFCSGCRLKKCFDIGMKKEWILSDEQLAKRRQKLTKQDRAKLRRIEEPEGMTACPEVSTSNYHSDESSSYNQSPPTDNSPFKSEMDDDDYPRTLPEEYRMEIQNLEEQYAAVFDQPYNETQYKKLTESPRSANDLFNLTDIFIRRLIKFAKHVPEFKQLQQEDQIHLLKGGIMEIMVLRSVMGFDAQAMAWKVRGGSTQTNSICETKLSPEMIKSMDTSMYSDHVKFVMSLNQLTKANKTILTLLFVIELFSSDRPSLKNKELVAKGQEKFSTWLQAYLESIYPVNEARQLYPKLLMKLLDVRSLGESSAQLASHLDITRLEPLLVEIFSLQK
- the LOC105336419 gene encoding vitamin D3 receptor isoform X4 — protein: MPRDESERFLKLFGSVSQYSQHYPFNIPLLEHGSSLKLERFTAMEQVRDIPHHAMGDPWRYGYPDHSMPEPMSTSDEYGEYYGRDAASKREQKRRPKPKDGTQLVCGVCGDKALGYNFDAITCESCKAFFRRNALKTKVFACSFDGNCKLDTHTRKFCSGCRLKKCFDIGMKKEWILSDEQLAKRRQKLTKQDRAKLRRIEEPEGMTACPEVSTSNYHSDESSSYNQSPPTDNSPFKSEMDDDDYPRTLPEEYRMEIQNLEEQYAAVFDQPYNETQYKKLTESPRSANDLFNLTDIFIRRLIKFAKHVPEFKQLQQEDQIHLLKGGIMEIMVLRSVMGFDAQAMAWKVRGGSTQTNSICETKLSPEMIKSMDTSMYSDHVKFVMSLNQLTKANKTILTLLFVIELFSSDRPSLKNKELVAKGQEKFSTWLQAYLESIYPVNEARQLYPKLLMKLLDVRSLGESSAQLASHLDITRLEPLLVEIFSLQK
- the LOC105336419 gene encoding vitamin D3 receptor isoform X7; the encoded protein is MLLASMKSKVTRVQYERFTAMEQVRDIPHHAMGDPWRYGYPDHSMPEPMSTSDEYGEYYGRDAASKREQKRRPKPKDGTQLVCGVCGDKALGYNFDAITCESCKAFFRRNALKTKVFACSFDGNCKLDTHTRKFCSGCRLKKCFDIGMKKEWILSDEQLAKRRQKLTKQDRAKLRRIEEPEGMTACPEVSTSNYHSDESSSYNQSPPTDNSPFKSEMDDDDYPRTLPEEYRMEIQNLEEQYAAVFDQPYNETQYKKLTESPRSANDLFNLTDIFIRRLIKFAKHVPEFKQLQQEDQIHLLKGGIMEIMVLRSVMGFDAQAMAWKVRGGSTQTNSICETKLSPEMIKSMDTSMYSDHVKFVMSLNQLTKANKTILTLLFVIELFSSDRPSLKNKELVAKGQEKFSTWLQAYLESIYPVNEARQLYPKLLMKLLDVRSLGESSAQLASHLDITRLEPLLVEIFSLQK
- the LOC105336419 gene encoding vitamin D3 receptor isoform X5 → MNNVIYDDFQDWLYNPHNPINSVHQGGFPNMGGPPMISPPHSLPPQHRESMDTSFEEPMQVSTTGDTYMDCDSSEYYGRDAASKREQKRRPKPKDGTQLVCGVCGDKALGYNFDAITCESCKAFFRRNALKTKVFACSFDGNCKLDTHTRKFCSGCRLKKCFDIGMKKEWILSDEQLAKRRQKLTKQDRAKLRRIEEPEGMTACPEVSTSNYHSDESSSYNQSPPTDNSPFKSEMDDDDYPRTLPEEYRMEIQNLEEQYAAVFDQPYNETQYKKLTESPRSANDLFNLTDIFIRRLIKFAKHVPEFKQLQQEDQIHLLKGGIMEIMVLRSVMGFDAQAMAWKVRGGSTQTNSICETKLSPEMIKSMDTSMYSDHVKFVMSLNQLTKANKTILTLLFVIELFSSDRPSLKNKELVAKGQEKFSTWLQAYLESIYPVNEARQLYPKLLMKLLDVRSLGESSAQLASHLDITRLEPLLVEIFSLQK
- the LOC105336419 gene encoding vitamin D3 receptor isoform X10; translation: MRLGFIQVGRTERFTAMEQVRDIPHHAMGDPWRYGYPDHSMPEPMSTSDEYGEYYGRDAASKREQKRRPKPKDGTQLVCGVCGDKALGYNFDAITCESCKAFFRRNALKTKVFACSFDGNCKLDTHTRKFCSGCRLKKCFDIGMKKEWILSDEQLAKRRQKLTKQDRAKLRRIEEPEGMTACPEVSTSNYHSDESSSYNQSPPTDNSPFKSEMDDDDYPRTLPEEYRMEIQNLEEQYAAVFDQPYNETQYKKLTESPRSANDLFNLTDIFIRRLIKFAKHVPEFKQLQQEDQIHLLKGGIMEIMVLRSVMGFDAQAMAWKVRGGSTQTNSICETKLSPEMIKSMDTSMYSDHVKFVMSLNQLTKANKTILTLLFVIELFSSDRPSLKNKELVAKGQEKFSTWLQAYLESIYPVNEARQLYPKLLMKLLDVRSLGESSAQLASHLDITRLEPLLVEIFSLQK